The genomic interval CATAATGAGTAGAtctactttaagtacattttttgaTGCTGTAAGGTAtggacttttacttaaatatttattattataatattattttttgtgtCTGAAGCCATCATAAACACATATTACTTTGTTGGTCAATATTATATAAGCATGCATTTTCTCCTAATATGTGCACGATTTgaaataatgtaatatgatatgcaaaaaaaaaagcctctgtACATTTATTTCAGCAGATTATTTTGAGAGCAAATCATTGCATGAAGACCAATGGTCACTCATATGGATTATACAACCATACAGATTTTATTTCCATACACAATTTGACTGtgaaagaaaattaatttaaaattgtAAGCCAGACCCTGACGGAAGTTTGTAAATTAATCCCTGACTCTTATCAACAGATTAAGCTGCAGATTGACATCTGTTTGTGCACATCTTGTACAATTTCCTCTCATGTCATTAATTCCACCAAAAGAATCTTTAATAACAGTCTACTTACGAGCTTACTCCAGGACTTTCAACCTTATCGCATGGCCTCTCCCTCTTCCTGGAATTTGCTCAGCTGTCATAGAGATAAcgtagataaaataaaataagattcaACTTTATAAATCCCAAAGGAAGTTGTTGTGTGAAGCAGTTGCAGTACAAACTGGGAAAGAGTGCACATATATAGAGTGCAATAAACAAAGGGGGGAATATTACTgtcttaaaagaagaaaataaatctgtaatacTGTATCATCATACGTGCAGATTGTTGGAAAAGACAATAATtacaaatagaaataaaatgtgctgcaaatgtcaagaaacataaaaatataatagaaaagatacaataaaaatattatttgaaaTTAAAGAGAAGTACAGTTTGAGTGActtgatatttaaaatatatacataacaaaGCAAATTATTAGTCTTTCTCtagaaatggaaaataaatatttacagaaatgttttgtgctgttGTACCTGAATCCGCCATGAGGGGGCGATGTCCGGAAAAACTGGCCAAAGTGTTTTTCAGCGTCTCTTCCGGTTCTAACGGAACGAGGAGCCTTCCTTTCCCTGTGCCGTCTGCGGACCACAACGTGTCCCGTCAAAATGGCACTTTATAATTTCAAGAAGATTATGGTGGTTCCCACCGCAAAGGTACGTTTTATTTCTCGAAGTGTCCTTTTAAACGTCGGTTGTTCTTCCGGTTTAGTTTGTGAGCTTTGAGAGAAAGTGGAAGATATGAAAAACATGGTGGGGCTGTGTTGGGAAGGAAAACACGTGTCGAACTGGTGAAAAGGGACATCAGCCGGTTTCCTTCTAACTTTAAGTATGTTGTTATGAGTTGCAGTATCAAAATAGGAAAGGAGAACAAAAGAGTCCAAACGGCTAATTATTAAGTCTGAACAGTATTAGGAGATGAAAAGGCCAAGATATGTCCCGCACCAAACTCCCTTCGAAAATCTGGACGTTTAAGACTTCTGTTTTTACTACGATAAGGATACACTATCTAATCTGGTGTACATGGAATAAGTTAAGCATCTTAAATCAAGATGAACTCGTGCTCCTCACCTGGTACTCCAGCAGTGTCTGTCCATTTAAATACCGTGTCGCTATAGGGGGAGCTGTCGTCCCAAAAGTTAGGCTGGCAAAAAAAGAGCTaccatttgtattatttgtatgcCGAATTTACAAGAGGACACTGTTTATTTGTGGTCATAATACAAAACGTTGTTACAAGGTGTCTGCGTTTGCCGATAAGCGATTATATATTAAACTGACAGATTTGTTAATACGGTTCGGCAGGACTCTCTGGGAAAACAGTTTACATGAGGTTATGCTTTGTGGAAGTATAGGAAAACtgtatgtttttatgaataaatgttaaGTTCCAGTGCCTGCTACAGTGTTGATAGATATGATGTACAGATAACTGGACAGTCAAATTTGCAATGATCTCAAAACTTAATCAAGTAATATGTACCAAAGGCAAAATAAGTTAAGACAGgccaaaacacaacacatgagGCAAATACAAATCACACAAACATCTTATAGAGGAAAAACATGctttactgaaaataaaagcttGTTTATCTATTTTCCGATGATGTTGAGGAAAGAAAGTAATTTTCCTTCACTAAAACCTTCCATGCTGTTCCCCTTTCTGCAGGATTTCATCGACATCACTTTATCCAAAACCCAAAGGAAGACGCCCACAGTGGTACACAAGCATTACCAGATCCACCGCATCCGACATTTTTACATGCGAAAGGTGAAGTTCACCCAGCAGAGCTACCATGACCGCCTCTCGCAGATCCTCACCGACTTCCCCAAGCTCGACGTAAGTCAAGATGCTCCGAAAGATCTTCTTGTGTACTTTAAATAACCATTGTTTCCGTTTGTCTGACACCAATCACAAGTCTGTTTAACGTCTCGTTTTCCTTCAGGACATCCATCCATTCTACGCAGATCTGATGAACGTGCTGTATGACAAAGACCATTATAAGTTGGCTTTGGGACAAATAAACATCGCCAAGAATTTGATTGATAAGTAAGTTTGTCTAAAATCTTATTGTTGTCGTAATAATTATAAAAGGAAACGGCAGCAATTTAACGTAACCCAGAAAGGGATAAACGATGGCTTGTAACATTGATTTGTTTAACCCTCCAGTGTTGCCAAAGACTATGTGCGTCTGATGAAGTATGGAGATTCTCTGTACCGGTGTAAACAGCTGAAGAGAGCTGCACTGGGTCGTATGTGCACCATCCTGAAACGGCAGAAGTCAAGTCTGGAGTATCTGGAACAAGGTAAATGTCTTGTGGCTGTAACGAtgttaaaggagcttttctagaagtaaacattgtgttttgtggatTATTTAGATATTTGTTGGTCaaattctgctttttatttattttctgtcttcatAAGCATGTTCAAAATAACTGATCTCCTGTCGTCCCGCTCCAACAGTGCGTCAGCATCTGTCCCGTTTGCCGAGCATTGACCCCAACACGAGGACCCTGCTTCTGTGCGGTTACCCCAACGTCGGCAAGTCCAGTTTCATCAACAAGGTAAACGGCTCTACAGGAAACACTTGTTGTAACCGACACACTCCAGACTCGTACACACCCTTGGTTTCAGTACTTGAAGTAAAGTTAACACAAATGATCTTCTCTGTCAGGTGACACGAGCTGACGTCGATGTCCAGCCCTACGCCTTCACCACCAAGTCTCTGTTTGTGGGCCACATGGACTACAGATACCTCCGCTGGCAGGTACGACGAGTCTTATGTTACACGCGACTCGTGCTTTATGTTCTCCTTCACGTGCGTGTTCTTTTGCTTAAGATGTGCTCTAACTAGTAAGGTTGCCAACATCAGTCCTTTTGTCAGAACATTGTGGGAAATGTCCAAgattatgtctttaaatgtcttgtttttcagcccataactcaaagatattcagtttaatatgatacaaaacagagaaaaccaGGAGTTCTCCACATTTAAggggctgaaaacagcatttctttgcaggaaaaataatcaaaatagttgcatgtcgactaattgttgcagctctaaactctatttacatgtttgtcctgtttttaatttgaacagaaatgctgctaaatgttttcagATGGTTTAAAATGCTATTATaaagatcgtgtgtgtgtgtgtgtgtgtgtgtgtaggtggtggACACCCCCGGTATCCTGGACCACCCTCTGGAGAACAGGAACACCATCGAGATGCAGGCCATCACAGCTCTGGCTCACCTGCGTGCGGCGATTCTTTACGTCATGGACGTATCTGAGCAGTGCGGCCacaacctgcagcagcagctggagctctTCAACAGCATCAGACCGCTGTTCGCCAACAAGGTCAGACTGCTGTCACGTTACAGCTGTTGAGCTttatgatgtgatgatgatgttggAGAACTGCACTCAATGTGGGGCAGCGGTGTGATGTTGAGGTTTGCTGTGACACGGCTCTTATAGGCGGTTTTTGGTTCTTGAAACTAGACGATTAGAATTACAGCTCAATACCAAACCTTTGATCGCACGCATCAACCACAGAACATGAATCCACAAAGTCTGTGGAAGGTTTCCTGCATATTGAGCAGGTCTCTCTGAGAAGCATTGATTTGACTGTAAGAGTTCAGGCAGTCAAAGTAACACTGATGTCTCCCTGCAGCCTCTCATCATTGTGGCCAACAAATGTGACGTGAAGAAGATCAATGAGCTGTCTGAGGAGGACCAGGTGGGTGATCACATGTGCATGACGTGAACTTACATTAACGTGTAGGATTACTTTGCACGGCTGGTTTTAAACTCTAAGAacttcatgtttgttttagtgGAATCTAAATATTAAGCTGCAGAAATGGACTGTTTGAGTGTTAAAGGTGACCGCTGTCTTTTTTTGCTGTCAGAAAATCTTTGCAGATCTCACGACTGAGGGAATCCTTGTGATTGAAACCAGCACGCTGACCGACGAGGGAGTCATGCAGGTTAAAACTGAGGTGAGCTGCAGCGAGCGTCAGGCTCCCTCtgagccctgtgtgtgtgtgtgtgtgtgtgtgtgtgttgtggtgtttgCTGTGAGCGAGTCGTGGTTAATGCTCCTTGTGTTTGTCAGGCCTGCGACCGGCTCCTCGCCCACCGCGTCGACAACAAGATGAAGGGCAAGAAGGTCCACGATGTTCTCAACCGGCTCCACCTGGCCATGCCGGCCAAGAGAGACGAGAAGGTAAAATCAGCCATCGTCTGCTCGCTAGCGCCGACATGGAGAAGAGTTTTATGTTGCGCAATATTGAACCAAAATGtgtgattttctttcatttggatTATTGTAAAGTTGGTCTTTAATTTCATTCTGAATGGTGTTAAAAGAAACGCTGTTCTGGCTGGTgactgatattaaatcatttccaGGCGAGGCCTGCGTTCATCCCAGAAGGAGCTTTGATGCGCAAGAAGGCGATGGAGGTGGACGCACCCAAACGCAAACTGGTACGTGCGGCGTTCTCTTCAGACGACGGTTCATTAAACCGAGACGTGACTCCTCACAGttgattataataaaacattttactgttCTGGTCGCAGGAGAGAGATCTGGAGGTGGAGCTCGGCGACGACTACATCCTCGACCTACAGAGTAAGAAGTGTTTTCATGTAACGTAACTGAATTTGTAGAAAGTAAATGATTATATCTAACGtttctttgtgattttaaaGAATACTGGGATCTGATGAACGAAGATGAGAAGCAGGATATAGTCCCTGAAGTGTGGGAGGGCCACAACATCGCAGATTACATTGATCCTGACATCATGAAGGTGAGTGTCCCTTTAAGTACGGCTGCAG from Cottoperca gobio chromosome 17, fCotGob3.1, whole genome shotgun sequence carries:
- the gtpbp4 gene encoding GTP-binding protein 4 isoform X1, translating into MALYNFKKIMVVPTAKDFIDITLSKTQRKTPTVVHKHYQIHRIRHFYMRKVKFTQQSYHDRLSQILTDFPKLDDIHPFYADLMNVLYDKDHYKLALGQINIAKNLIDNVAKDYVRLMKYGDSLYRCKQLKRAALGRMCTILKRQKSSLEYLEQVRQHLSRLPSIDPNTRTLLLCGYPNVGKSSFINKVTRADVDVQPYAFTTKSLFVGHMDYRYLRWQVVDTPGILDHPLENRNTIEMQAITALAHLRAAILYVMDVSEQCGHNLQQQLELFNSIRPLFANKPLIIVANKCDVKKINELSEEDQKIFADLTTEGILVIETSTLTDEGVMQVKTEACDRLLAHRVDNKMKGKKVHDVLNRLHLAMPAKRDEKARPAFIPEGALMRKKAMEVDAPKRKLERDLEVELGDDYILDLQKYWDLMNEDEKQDIVPEVWEGHNIADYIDPDIMKKLELLEKEEELKERAGEYDSDDESEDEEMQEIRVLAKQIREKKLLLVVASKEKDVHGPRMPRTTTKVERKKLEKEMGSLGLDMNDKDESHYAQQARRSRSLTKKRKREVSVPPTSKTRSQSASRPPRDQSGVRDPKMARKATFLMKNSQKDRNRQGKKGEADRHVYDLKPKHLFSGKRTSGTNDRR
- the gtpbp4 gene encoding GTP-binding protein 4 isoform X2, which produces MRKVKFTQQSYHDRLSQILTDFPKLDDIHPFYADLMNVLYDKDHYKLALGQINIAKNLIDNVAKDYVRLMKYGDSLYRCKQLKRAALGRMCTILKRQKSSLEYLEQVRQHLSRLPSIDPNTRTLLLCGYPNVGKSSFINKVTRADVDVQPYAFTTKSLFVGHMDYRYLRWQVVDTPGILDHPLENRNTIEMQAITALAHLRAAILYVMDVSEQCGHNLQQQLELFNSIRPLFANKPLIIVANKCDVKKINELSEEDQKIFADLTTEGILVIETSTLTDEGVMQVKTEACDRLLAHRVDNKMKGKKVHDVLNRLHLAMPAKRDEKARPAFIPEGALMRKKAMEVDAPKRKLERDLEVELGDDYILDLQKYWDLMNEDEKQDIVPEVWEGHNIADYIDPDIMKKLELLEKEEELKERAGEYDSDDESEDEEMQEIRVLAKQIREKKLLLVVASKEKDVHGPRMPRTTTKVERKKLEKEMGSLGLDMNDKDESHYAQQARRSRSLTKKRKREVSVPPTSKTRSQSASRPPRDQSGVRDPKMARKATFLMKNSQKDRNRQGKKGEADRHVYDLKPKHLFSGKRTSGTNDRR